The following DNA comes from Palaemon carinicauda isolate YSFRI2023 chromosome 27, ASM3689809v2, whole genome shotgun sequence.
catctggagtatctggccatgatattgagtcaacggccttaccacgttggaaaccccgcttctcgtccgtccagcggggttaagcaacgtcggttctggtcggtacttggatgggtgaccacctggggacgccagattctgttaccacatcctccgagccttcctttcagttgactgtggcaagactgaggagagtcgcagtacctgttctcagtcaagcagagctttcagccctaccttggaacgtttcctagttctcctttcctcattgacccgtctatagtccgaacggtcgcctcaggatgagttccatgtggggcggtccaagttccagtggcttcaggcaatgtttaaccggacttcctggcccctatgggaccagcggaactattagacctgcaatgggtgttgacctatggagcctcttgatggtagtggatattctcgtcctttccccacattcttgatgctgttctcggactcgtcaaaggaaaggggggggggcatgttccggtccaggcctatggtcaagacctgaaggatacctctccatcattcaggcaggcttaggggccttagtctggcccctctacagatcctacagctcctgccgagtcgccccgtgcgcgtcgacttcatgattctggcgtattctaaccagcaggggacgcattttcacaccttcacatcttgcagtagataccgggatgattgaaattctctcaataccaccatcggctctctcattccaggcaggggaatgttctccccgactatccgagcagagcctcgtagagagagtgtacctgggggtctttgaccttgggtaaccagcaagtcctggtctaggggacctgatcgcgacagcttggaacctcaagcttccgctgttcttccccccagtctcagaccccgagactctggcaagatgcattccggtgatggtgggacaacttcgacgcctgcgtcttccctcctttttgtctgtggacaatgggtctcaacaagaccaggttgtctgtcaacctatcaatgggagagctccactgggactatgcgcagaacggtttctggaccctctgcttcccctgacggaactcccgggagagcttctcccacggcgcagactactcaagcaaccacactgcgacatctctcccgaaccggggcgtcgcctcggcttcatgcctggagacactacgcctcctcctcaagaagagacaacccgttACAGTCGCGGTaaggaggtcgcgtcatctgcgatagtcatccacaggggtcttccaggcaaagtgaagagtctaaggtggttggtgccgtgggagatatacctcttcccttgaggcctcttctccagcaataacggtcttattgcctttcggcgggaggaaactcctttccgctctcggcagtgaagcctgtcgctcagcctttccctgaccttcaggcttaaaggaataactttttcctgcccgctggatctatcctcgctcatgcgaagctacgatcgtccctgccctagtcggaggaagacctccaacttggagcatggctcggacttttagtcctttaagagatcttctcaagaccctttacgacaggcctcggattgtattccgccttgggtctcctgctcactctggccactgccagtgtgtaagcaatcttcttggtctcttacgactcccccctttctaaggaagaggggaaggcaacattcaggttctctcctgagttgttggctagactcagaatctgggggtcccggcccttctgtccaattcattcaagatttcgagtctccattgtgtatctgatgtcccaagaccttctctttcttgccagtaaaggaatcgagaggttagtgctgggaacagctgcagtttgtcctcagttgcagccgatttgggagcacaaggaggacacgggggagagtcaccagtatacctcttcagcccggactcaaggacattcatctcgacctgtctccagaccctcctccgtcacgtcgccctacagcacgatgttggatacatcgcaacgtccctcgccttcgagtaatactactctgtgacgcaggtgctacaagctggagtctggaagcgtctaatgaccttcgcagcccgcttcctgcagggcgtgacccacaggagtctcgatacgttttctatcgctctgtggtggctacacaacagctggtctaacctcaggctcctttttggacaggtagcagaaggttgagggcattgttatcaggttttagtctgcatgaacgaaagaagtatgtctggctcttatttctttcttcatcatcccctctacggggaagcagcatcctggtctctgcatagctgacctcgaacctctgcaggtaaaccatgcttccttgtgttccgagtattaagtcaatactgtcgcgtcccccataccctgacgaggtggtattgggaacgtcctaacccagagttccttctggaactccaggtcaactgcctaggatgggtcacacttcttccttcacacacaagcttacgtaggccacatggttccttgcggagcaaggaacttgtgaggtgcagggactccttttctcgagtgcgactcactcggattctgagtccccgggtaaagccaaagccagtatggctggggactttccaccctacctaaggggtaagtcaccctctgtaaatagcgtggtttgtatttcggttacggaacaaatgacaaattcgaagataatttgtatttttcctaaccatacaaaccttagctatttacacatatttgcccgccagccctgtcccccaagacaagtcctacctctaagtgaaagtgagcattcatctgtgtgtgagggggggaggggtagctagctaccactcccctacccccccccgctaactagcgcgggggtaatacaccctcgttaaattctaatggctcgccatttcagctgcgctaaaaggtaacccctctgtaaatagctaaggtttgtagggttaggaaaaatacaaattatcttcgaatttgtcattttaaggtAGTGGTTAATTGCTTTGTTGTTGGATGTATTACGGTATATATTTGATAGGTCAGGTTTCTCTTCAATTTCTATTCTTGTCAATTATCATTAATGTCAAGTACGCTGTCTAAATTATCTTCTATCAACCTTATTAATTCCTGACTTGGATCACGAAGGTAGAAGAGACTAAGAACTTGTCTCCCACAGTAGCTTTTTGGTATTcattaagtactgtacagtaacgAGGTAGATGAtctgataattttttatttgtgaaacctcatttttaaagttttattttgtgtATTTAATAGAATTTGTATTTAGTTATCCAGATTCTCTTTTATTTCAGTACATTTGTATGTCCAACCGAATTAATCGCATTCAGTGAACAGGCTGCAGCTTTCAAAGCTTTAAATTGTGAAATTGTTGGAGTATCCACCGACTCGCATTTTTCACATTTAGCATGGGTTAATATGCCCAGAAAGGTAAGTACTTTATGATTATCTGGAGAGATTAAAATGCATTTTACAAGATCCGCATTGTTAAATATTTGACTTTTATTGAATTGAAGCATactttacttaacccttttacccccaggctatttggaaatttccaacccttaacccccagggggttatttttttcccagcacattttgcagtatatattttttaaattgccctaatagccttaatttttgtcatagagaggtcaggttggtctcattctcttggaaaatgcctgaattttctcaaaaaattatcaaaaatatttttttatagcatttttttgcaaggacgtaccggtacgtccatgggggtaaagggatggcttttgtgaaacgtaccagtacgtcctttgggggtaaaagggttaatacactggtttttttaatagaaaaatattacAGTATCCTATTTCTTTTACCTATGTATCTTGTATATACTATTTCAGCAAGGTGGTCTTGGAGGGCTAAATTATCCCCTGTTGGCAGACTTTAATAAGACCATATCTCGGGATTACGGAGTCTTGCTGGAGGATGCCGGTATTGCGTTGCGTGGTCTGTTTTTGATTGACCCACAAGGTGTTATAAAACACATGAGTGTTAACGATTTGCCTGTTGGTCGTTCTGTCGAGGAAACACTAAGATTACTTAAAGCCTTCCAGTTTGTTGAAGAGCATGGTGAAGGTAAGTTgaattaagttttgttttattttcttttattctattgattgagggtacattctggcacactactgtattctatttgttcctttatttcctttcctcatcgggctatttttcctttcttcatcgggctattatc
Coding sequences within:
- the LOC137621072 gene encoding thioredoxin-dependent peroxide reductase, mitochondrial-like, coding for MAGVLRKLAITATRASVSTGGLWRHLSTSNQRLAAAVTQAAPSFKAEAVVDGQFKEIKLDDFKGKYLVLFFYPLDFTFVCPTELIAFSEQAAAFKALNCEIVGVSTDSHFSHLAWVNMPRKQGGLGGLNYPLLADFNKTISRDYGVLLEDAGIALRGLFLIDPQGVIKHMSVNDLPVGRSVEETLRLLKAFQFVEEHGEVCPASWQPETPTIKPDPTGSLEYFEKVN